The Methanobacterium petrolearium genome contains the following window.
AGTTTACGGTGATGCAGGAGACGGGGTGGGTCAGCTTAATAAAGGAGGAATCCTGGTTATAAATGGAAACATGGGAAACCTTGCCGGACTTTACATGCTCAGTGGAGACATAATCGTCACTGGAAATGCGGGTGAAGATACTGGGGACTGGATGATCGGAGGAAACATCTACGTGGCTGGAAACTACCAGACTGGTACTAACGCCACCGTAATTGAACTCGATGCTGAGGACAAGCAGAAACTATCATTGATCTTCCAAAAATACGAGATAGATGCCCAGGCCGATGATTTCATAAAAATTAGACCACAGGCACTGAGACCATTCTATGGTGATAAGGAGGCATCCAAATGAAACAAATCCTATTAACTGACCCGGAAAAGTGTGACGGGTGCAACGAATGTATTGAAGCCTGTGCTGCAGTAAACAAGGAAAGCAGCATCTTCCTGCATAAAATGACAGAGGGTTACCAGACCATTGTCTGCCAGCAATGCATCAACCCCTCATGTATGAGGGGATGCTTTAGAGATGCCATTTACCGTGAAGGTGATGTGGTAAAGATCAACAATGACCGTTGTGTGGGTTGCCGCCTGTGCATGCTCATGTGTCCCATTGGAAGCATCACCTACGTTGATGATAGGATGCTCAAATGTGAGCAACAGTGTCTGGAGTCTGGTGAAGACCAACCAGCCTGTGTGAAAGCCTGCACGGAAGGTTGCTTAAGTGTGGTGGATGTTAAAGAATTCGCCACCGGTCTGCAGCAGAGCTTTGAAATGGATAACTCCATGGGAACCAATACCCCTCGAAATTTATCTCCCTCAGGAGACCTTGCAGTTTCAACTGAAGGCCTTTGTGTCTTCTGTGGAACGTGTGAAATTGTATGCCCCACCAACGCCATCAAAATTGTGGATGACCATGCAGAAATTGATAAAAGTCGCTGTATAATGTGTGGTTCGTGTACAGCAGCATGTCCGGTGTTGATACCTACTGGGGCAGGAAGTATATGGGATCCTAGAACCATCGCTAACATACGTTTCACCTCCAAAGAAGGTAAATATGTGCTGCGTGGTTTCGGTACCGAAAGAAAACTCCCCAAACTGGATGATATCATAATATTACCTGGACAGGCTTCTGTTTCCCCAGTTGATAAATACAGGGAGGCCTGCAATACCAAGGTTGTTCTGGGAACCCGTTATGCTGAAAACCCCCTGGAACTTGAAACACCAGTCCTCATTGCAGGTATGTCCTTTGGAGCACTCTCCGAGGAATGTAAACTGGCCATGGCCAAAGGAACCTCTCTGGTAGGTTCATGCGCCAACACCGGTGAAGGAGGAATGCTCCCCAAAGAACGAGAATACGCAGACAAACTCATGGTACAATACTCTTCAGGACGTTTCGGAGTTTCCGCCGACTACCTCAATGTGGGAGATGCCATCGAAGTTAAAATTGGACAGGGAGCCAAACCAGGAATGGGAGGACACCTCTTAGCCGAGAAGGTAAGCCCTAAAGTAGCCGAAATCAGGGGAATACCCCTGGGAACTGATGCTTTAAGTCCAGCACGCTTCCTGGATGCCACCCGACCCGGGGATCTGGCCAAACATATAGAACTCATCCGAGAAGTCACTGACTGGCAGGTGCCCATTGTGGTTAAATTAGGGCCGGGAAGAGTAAAAGATGATGTTCAACTGGTTGCAGAAGCCGGTGCAGATATAATATCTGTAGATGGTATGGAAGGGGGTACTGGGGCAGCACCAGAAGTAGTTATTGAACATACTGGAATTCCCACCCTGGCAGCACTTATGGAAGCAGTAAACGGCCTGAAAGAGATAGGTATGAAGGACACTGTGGATCTCATTATCACCGGAGGAATAAGAAGCGGAGCCGACGTGGCCAAAACAATGGCCCTGGGTGCGGATGCAGCTTACATTGGAACTGGGGCCATGATCGCCATGGGATGCCGTGCTTGCCGTATGTGTTACACTGGAAAATGCCCAGTAGGAGTTGCTACTCAGGATCCCCTACTACGTGAACGTCTGGATGTGGAAGTGGCTGCCATGCGAGTGGCTAACTATATAAAATCCATGACTGAGGAGACTAAGATGCTGGCACAACTGGCAGGTCACGATGACATCCGTAAATTCTCACCCGACGACTTGCGAGCTTTAAACAGTGATACTGCCAAGATAACCGGGGTGAAATTGACAGGACTTTAAATCTATAAAATTAGAACTTATTTTCAACCCTATTTTTTAATTTCATTTTCAATTTATTTTCAATTCAATATGAGTTTGATGGCGGAATTAATGTTTAAATAAATAATTTTTAAAAAATAATAATGAAAAATAAAAAAAGGGGAGTATCCTTTTTTATACAGGGGTTTCAGCTAATGCATCGGCAAATAACATTGCTATAGCACGGGATCCGAACATGTAGATATAGGACATTGCCAGTGGCATGGTAATGAACACACCAACAAAGAGTAGTAACAGCCCTATGAACATGGCTAAAATGCTTATTACAGCACCAATTATTGCAATGGTTATGTAAACGATTAGGTATTTTCCCCAACCAATTGTGGCTATGTAGTTTAGGATATCACTAAAGTGGAATGCTGCTCCAATGTCACCATCATAGTAGGCCATGTTGGCTATTGCAATGATCTCTATTAAGCCCACAATAAGTGCTACTATTAATAATACTGCGTAGGAAGCTATCATTCCCCCGATCATTGCAGTTGCATCTGCACCAACGTAGTAAGTTGTGGCTGCAGGTGATACCACACCAATAATAGCACCAATAATCGCTGCAATTATCCATATAGGGATAGCGTACACAATTCCCACAATCAATACTTTTAAACCATCAATGAACATGTCTCCCACTTCATCAAAGTCAGGCAGTTCATTTAAACCAGCCAATGTTGCTTTAATGATCCGGAGGATGTAACCAAGTCCAATGAAGTTCACAATTGGTATCAAAAGAATTACTGCTAAAATGATTATTTTTGTCCAGTCAGATGATGGGTACTTTACAGAGTCGGATATGATTTCTCCAATTTCCATTTTTTTTCACCTCCATATAAAATGATTAATGATTTTTTGCAGTTCCTTTTATAAAAAAGTTGTATCTTATTGCAATGAGATAAAATAAAATGAAAATTCACTATTATTCATAGTTAGTAGAAGTATTAAATTAGAAACAAAAGAAAAAAAGGAAAAGGAAAAAAAGGATTTTTTCCATTTTTTATTCTACAACTCCCACATCAACGCTGGATCCATAGAGCAAAGCCAGAGATCTGGCAGAAAACATGTACAGGTATGGATAAACCACTAAAAGTGCAATGATTGTTCCAAGGAATGGAATAAAACCCAGAATACTGGCAATTATTCCTCCAATAAATCCAACTATAATCATTACGATGTACCATACTATGTATTTTCCCCAACCAATCATACTTATTTGTTCCAAGATTTCGCTGAATCGGAAGGCTGCTCCGAGTTCACCATTATTCAAAGCCATATTTGCAATAGCAATGGTTGCTATCAATCCGAGGATGATGGCCAGGATAATTCCAATAATGGCAGTTCCACCCATGAGTCCTAGGAATGCGGTGGTATCAGTAACAGTTCCTACTGTGTATAGGGAAGCAAATGAAGCCCATACACCGATTAATATAATGATCGCTGGTATCAGGAAATATACAAACTGTACAATAAATAGTTTTAAACCGTCTATGAACATTTCACCCCACTCATCAAAGTCAGGGAGTTCATCAAAACCAGCAATGGAACCTTTTAAAATTCGGAAGAAGTATCCCATTACTAAGAATGCTGGAATAATAAGAAAACTTATCAGGAATAAGATTCCAAGTATCAATAATTTTTTCCAGTCTTGTGACGGATAACTAAGGGAATTCGATATAATTTCTCCAATTTCCATATTATTACCTCCTTTTTGGGTGAGTTATTTTTTGTTTTTTTTATTATAAAAAGGTAATGCTCCTTTTTTCCCAGTATATGTAATAAAAATCCTAAAAAGTGAATAATTTTGAAAATTTTAATAAAAATCTTGATTTTCATTGTTTTTCAAAACCAGAAACAAACAAAAGTCCCAAAGCTCTGGCGTACAAGAGATAAAGGTAAGGATAAATGATTAAAATTATCAAAATCCAGCCTAAAATGGGTATAAAGAACAAAATACTTGCTACAAATCCAATGCCCAGGCCTATGATCATCATCATCACGTACCAGATAATCAGATCCACCCAGCCAATGGCTGCTATCCTATCAGTTATTTCATGGAAACGGAAGGCTGCCCTAATTTCTCCATTGTAGTAAGCCATATTAGCAAGGGCAATGGTGAAAAAAACTCCAAAAATAACTGACACAATCACTCCTAAGAAAAATAGTCCTCCCATCAAACTGAATACAGTGGTGGGAACAGTTACATCTCCTACACTCTGAAGGGCTAAGAGTGAACCAATGGAAGCCCAAACACTGAGAAATAGGATGACCGCTGGAACTATGAAATAGGCCAGTTGCACCACAAAAACTT
Protein-coding sequences here:
- a CDS encoding tributyrin esterase — encoded protein: MNLEIKKALTEDKKSITLEKPGKLNSIAVGLGVGTDITLKGDVGDFVAALNNGASIQIEGNVGRYVGDNMTSGEIIVRGSAEDGVGFGTYNGNIVVYGDAGDGVGQLNKGGILVINGNMGNLAGLYMLSGDIIVTGNAGEDTGDWMIGGNIYVAGNYQTGTNATVIELDAEDKQKLSLIFQKYEIDAQADDFIKIRPQALRPFYGDKEASK
- a CDS encoding glutamate synthase-related protein, with the protein product MKQILLTDPEKCDGCNECIEACAAVNKESSIFLHKMTEGYQTIVCQQCINPSCMRGCFRDAIYREGDVVKINNDRCVGCRLCMLMCPIGSITYVDDRMLKCEQQCLESGEDQPACVKACTEGCLSVVDVKEFATGLQQSFEMDNSMGTNTPRNLSPSGDLAVSTEGLCVFCGTCEIVCPTNAIKIVDDHAEIDKSRCIMCGSCTAACPVLIPTGAGSIWDPRTIANIRFTSKEGKYVLRGFGTERKLPKLDDIIILPGQASVSPVDKYREACNTKVVLGTRYAENPLELETPVLIAGMSFGALSEECKLAMAKGTSLVGSCANTGEGGMLPKEREYADKLMVQYSSGRFGVSADYLNVGDAIEVKIGQGAKPGMGGHLLAEKVSPKVAEIRGIPLGTDALSPARFLDATRPGDLAKHIELIREVTDWQVPIVVKLGPGRVKDDVQLVAEAGADIISVDGMEGGTGAAPEVVIEHTGIPTLAALMEAVNGLKEIGMKDTVDLIITGGIRSGADVAKTMALGADAAYIGTGAMIAMGCRACRMCYTGKCPVGVATQDPLLRERLDVEVAAMRVANYIKSMTEETKMLAQLAGHDDIRKFSPDDLRALNSDTAKITGVKLTGL
- a CDS encoding DUF4013 domain-containing protein — encoded protein: MEIGEIISDSVKYPSSDWTKIIILAVILLIPIVNFIGLGYILRIIKATLAGLNELPDFDEVGDMFIDGLKVLIVGIVYAIPIWIIAAIIGAIIGVVSPAATTYYVGADATAMIGGMIASYAVLLIVALIVGLIEIIAIANMAYYDGDIGAAFHFSDILNYIATIGWGKYLIVYITIAIIGAVISILAMFIGLLLLFVGVFITMPLAMSYIYMFGSRAIAMLFADALAETPV
- a CDS encoding DUF4013 domain-containing protein → MEIGEIISNSLSYPSQDWKKLLILGILFLISFLIIPAFLVMGYFFRILKGSIAGFDELPDFDEWGEMFIDGLKLFIVQFVYFLIPAIIILIGVWASFASLYTVGTVTDTTAFLGLMGGTAIIGIILAIILGLIATIAIANMALNNGELGAAFRFSEILEQISMIGWGKYIVWYIVMIIVGFIGGIIASILGFIPFLGTIIALLVVYPYLYMFSARSLALLYGSSVDVGVVE
- a CDS encoding DUF4013 domain-containing protein translates to MDIGYLTSDAAKYPSKDWKKVIILGMLSLLSFLIVPGFLTMGYLFRALKWSIAGVDDLPDFDEWGEMFVDGFKVFVVQLAYFIVPAVILFLSVWASIGSLLALQSVGDVTVPTTVFSLMGGLFFLGVIVSVIFGVFFTIALANMAYYNGEIRAAFRFHEITDRIAAIGWVDLIIWYVMMMIIGLGIGFVASILFFIPILGWILIILIIYPYLYLLYARALGLLFVSGFEKQ